A stretch of Aedes aegypti strain LVP_AGWG chromosome 2, AaegL5.0 Primary Assembly, whole genome shotgun sequence DNA encodes these proteins:
- the LOC5566398 gene encoding U6 snRNA-associated Sm-like protein LSm4 has product MLPLSLLKTAQSHPMLVELKNGETYNGHLVSCDTWMNINLREVICTSKDGDKFWRMPECYIRGSTIKYLRIPDEVIDMVKEDVQAKSRNRTELNKGGGRGQGGGGGGQQGGRGGPGGAGGGRNNANANNRNTFGNRAGNRSGLGNPNRNALNKK; this is encoded by the exons TTGGTGGAACTCAAAAATGGCGAAACCTACAACGGCCACTTGGTAAGCTGCGACACCTGGATGAACATCAATCTTCGTGAGGTCATCTGCACATCAAAG GATGGCGATAAATTTTGGCGAATGCCCGAATGTTACATCCGTGGCAGTACGATCAAGTATCTGCGCATTCCGGACGAGGTGATCGACATGGTGAAGGAGGATGTGCAGGCCAAATCGCGGAATCGAACCGAGCTGAACAAGGGAGGTGGCCGCGGCCAAGGTGGGGGCGGTGGAGGCCAGCAGGGAGGACGAGGAGGACCCGGGGGAGCCGGTGGGGGACGCAATAATGCCAAcgccaataataggaacacctTTGGAAATCGCGCGGGCAATCGGTCCGGACTTGGCAATCCGAATCGGAACGCGCTCAACAAGAAGTAA